The DNA region TTACAGTGGAGGTGGAGGTCACAGTCTGAGTCGGCGTCATGATTATTACGATCGAGGCTATGATCGCTATGACGACCGTGATTACTACAGCAGATCGTACAGGTGAGACTGAGCATGCTCAGAAcaacacatcacacaacacattttACTCAGATTATTAATACTTTAACAGATTacactaatgtgtgtgtgtgtgtgtgtgtgtgtgtgtgttacaggaggAGGTCTCCGTCTCCGTACTACAGCCGTGGTGGATATCGCTCACGCTCTCGCTCCTACTCCCCCCGtgagtctctcacacacacacacactcgggtgTTATTCTGTATACTTCTGTctagtgtttacatttttataaagaccacaatgaaataaatgtatacaatatttttaagaaatgaaaaaaatgtagtGAAAAGTAACAACGGTGTTAAAcggtaaacaataaataaataaaacctagaatttttcaaatttatttataactattgTCCTGAATGAGAGTATCAGAAACAGATAACTATCTTgcttaatatgtttatttatgtttatatctttatacatttttgaagatttatatatatatatatatatatatatatatatatatatatataatatataaaatctttttttctcttaaatgaGAATTTTGTTagatgtttttgctttttttaaaaaaaaaaatgaatttctttaaaaatattttctctcCTGAATCTCATCTACATTCAATCATTTCCCCTCAAAAGCtgattttattataattcatgtttattattgattatCCAGTATGTGTAGTTTAGATGTGATAAAAAGCATCCTGGTTTTCTCCCTCAGGTCACTACTAATCCCCGTCCCGTctgtgatgatgaggatgatgtgtTTCATGGAGCTGAGAGTGTGGAGTTCAGACGGCTGCAGCCGtgctgtctttgtgtgtgtgtgtgttctgttataGTGATGaagctccgtgtgtgtgtgtgtgtgtgtgtgtgtgtgtgtgtgtgtgtgtgtgtgtgttaaagctgaTGGTTTTCTCCTAATAAATCAGTTTATGCCACACCACTGGGTCTGTTCCTCACTGTGTCTCTGATACAAAATACACACTAATTCACCaacatctttctttcttgaagttaataagaaaaaacaaacacagtttgTTATGCGTGTTCGTAAGAaacaaagaagtgtaaactcctctgtgatgaagatgtgggaaaacttaattacagctttacctctgagtgttacacagcactgacactggagactccttccatacagaACActtcatatcaacaattacacacgtttGTACTGTTTATGaggagcgtccgctgtacacgCCTATACACACGTGTACACGTCTAAAACACAAACCTGCACTGAAATAATATTAGTATTAACGCTGgcttttcattgttttgttcCACTTTTATTAAAGTGCACACTTAACATTATCTAAACAATTTTATTCTCTAACATGTGAAGAGTACACGCTGGTTAGAGATGTAGACCTGATCATGTGACCTAATCAGGAACGAGTAACTTCCATATTtgcagaaatatttacaaaccaAAAGGGTTAAAAAATCTCCACTTTTAATCACTTCCAGAACAAAGACTTCCTCTCatatcattttattaataaactgAATCTTCGCTGATCATTCAACAGATAAACAGGATTTTATTACAAGTTGATTTGAAGTGTTTCTGTTCGTCCATTTATCATGAGGTGATcacatgacattaaaaaaataaaacaaaaacaaaactatacaaACACACCATATTATAATGTAACATTGCATGACGTATACAAACCCACACATTTAAAAGTGCGTTGTAAACTGCGTTGTAAACTGCGTCTGCatgcacgagtgtgtgtgtgcaagagtgTAGTGTACATCAGCGATCTTTGTGCTCCGggtgtgtgtatgctgtgtgtgtgtttctatagCGATGGATGAGTGCGGATGGCAGCAGGGCAGCGCAGGCGATGAGCAGCAGCTTCAGCACCACACTCCATGACAACACGTCATCCAGAGACGACAGGTCAGACAGGACCACGCCTGTCTGTACACACACCAGGTTATATGGCAtcagacctacacacacacacaaacacacacacacacagcaggataTATGGCATCAGACCTGAAAAAATCTGAAAACTTTCTTCTTTCTGAAATATCATCTCTCACCTGGTCTCTGATTTacagaaatgcatgtgattggctgaaacAAGGCCATATGGAGGATTTATAGAGTATTTAATCAGCTCGGTCGGCTGGAACACTTCACCGAGTCCGTATTCCGAGCGCGCTTCACCTGCTCCTCCGCTCCACAGTCTACAGTCTAGCTCTAATTACTAGCTTTACTGGTTTCACTAACTCCACGTCCACAGAGCTGATACAGGAGAACCGAGCGACTTTACTGGACTGTTTCACTGCTGTACACATGTgctatgtgtgagtgtgtgtgtgtgtgtgtgtgtgtgtgagagagagaatggtacCGATgagaacagagagggagaagtATGCAAGCGGGATGTTGACGATCGGAGAACTCATGTTGAGGAACCAGTTTGGACTCATGGGGAACAAACGCAGGAACAACAGGAAGAAGAACAAACTGCTCTGGTTCTcctccacctacacacacacacacacacacacacacacacacacacacagtttgtacACAGCAGATTGTATATGTGTGGAACACTTCTCTCCTAGGTTCCAGTTCCTAGCTCTGGGTACTAGTTCTTAGATCTGCTTACATAGTTCCTCTAGTTCACTAGTTCCAGTTCCTGAAGGGATTTTAGATCCTACTTCCCAGGTTCTAGTTTGTACTCCTAGATCTCCTGCTTTACTACTTCTCCATTTTTAGATCCAACAGTTCCTCGATACCGAGTTCTAGTACTAGTTCCCCATAGCTCCTAGTTCTCCTTCTCGTTTATCCACTTCATAATTTCCTTAGTTTACTAGTTTTTAGTGAGAGTTCCTGCAGTTCCTGTTTACTATTCCAAAGTTTATCATTTCCAAAATTGAACAGTACCCTAAGATCCAGTGTGACACACCTTTCTCTGCAGCTGGGCGACTCTGTCTGGGAAAAAGCGGACGATGTGCTGCTTGCCGAAAAACTGTGACAGCAGGAAACACATTGAGGCTCCTACAGTGGTGAGAACACAGCACAGCACCAGACCCAGCCAGGGTCCAAACAGCGCCCCTGCCAGTATgttctgcgcacacacacacaccacgcagAAACAACCGTGAAGTCAGGGAATCAGTGGATTATATCACATAAGCATGTAGTTTAACACTgctatctctgtctgtgtgtgtgtgtgtgtgtgtgtacgtgtgtgtaccaGTAGCGATGACCCTGGGATGGCGAAGGCCTGTTTGTACAGGTAAGCACTGGAGAAAAGGAGCAGGACGAAGCCACCGTGTTGCAGCTTATAGAACCGTAACAACCTGGCCATCTGCTTTAACTCCTGCAGATCGGACGGGAACTTcaagctgacacacacacacagtatcaggATATACTAGGGGTATGTTAATGAAGCCTCATTTAACTTGTTAATCTCCTTTCTGCAGTTCCTGTACCTTCACCTCACTAGTATGTAGTGTTTACTTCTAATTCCCAGAATATTCTCATATTAACTGGTTCTAGTTCCCATAATTCCAGATCCTATACACTAGGATAAATCTAAACTATTAGAAGTTCTGATATTAAAACCAGGAAACCAACAGAAGCCCGGTGTTATGATGATGTGTCAGGTGTCAGAGCTACAGGAACATCAACAGGGCATTACTCTGAACCCCGTGTAGGATACaggatttgggacacagccggaCAAGCAGAAGAATTAATCCACATTATTTCCCTTACATGAATATATATCTGATTTACTGAGATTATTTGAATGAAACGACAGTGTGTAGGTTTGAGTGCTAACTGACCCGATAATTTCCCTCTCTCCTCCGGGGTCTCCCTCCCCTTCCACTCGGTTTTGTTTGATGAGCCGCGGTACAGGAGGGAGATAAGAGGCCAGACAATACAGATATAAAGTAGAAATTAAAACGACACCTCCTAAACCCAGAACGGAGCGCATGGTTCCGGCAACACTCAACCAGGAAGTGTGAAACAAGGGGGCGAGCCATGAACAGGTCACGTGACTGTGTGCAGCCAGTTGGAATTCGTGCTCACTTTCAACGTTGAAAAAGTTTGTAAATGTTTCAGAACATCTGTCGAGAACATCATTATTGCGctgattaaacaaataaactgtaaacctaattaaaatttatatttaaactaaaataaataaaataaaaactaacacAAGCGAgggaaaatgaacaaaaataataggttttaaaatatattttactaatataaagtaaaaaaatgcaCTTGTTTGGATATATTAATACTTTTGATTCTCGAGGTTATGGACGCCACTTGCTGGAGAGCGACACAGTTCTGCGCAGATTGATTTCTTCATGCTCGTCTGTGTAACTGTATGCGCAGATTGTGCGCAGTGCTGCAGCGCCTGAACTTCACCTTCACCTCTTCACTAGTTGGCCCAGAGTAACACTACCTGCGGACTTTTACCTGCTGCTGTGCTTCTATTAAAGAAGGAAAACATGATATCAGTGTGAAGTTTGTGAACGGACCAAAGTCCAGTTCTTTTAAAACTAGGTACAAGTTCCACAGACAGCAGTGTGTCAGTCAAACCGAGGTAGAGTTTATTCTTTAACTGCAGTTTGGACGCAATGGCTCGGTACACGCGCGTGAAGGGATCAATCGCTTTGATCACTCTGACTAACCCACCTGTGAACGCGCTCAGGTGAGTAACCCAaccagctgagagagagagagagcgcacgcgAGCGAGCGCGCGCGCTGTCAGACAGTAATGTTTAAACTAACGCGCACTCACCCTTATTAAAAGTGTGTTAATAAATATGCTGATGAGTGCactcaggtgtgttagagcaggtaAAATCTCTGCACTGTTTacagtcagtctctctctctctctgtctgtctgtcagtgctGCAGTAAGGAGGGGAATAGTGGAGTCGGTGAGCCGGGCGCTGAAGGACGAGCAGGTGAAGGCTGTGGTGTTCTGTGGAGAGAATGAGAAGTTTTGTGGAGGTTAGAGAACACTGATGTAGCATATACAGAgcggatttagtgatttggggaTCTAtgcaaaatataggaatggggcCCTCATTTCAATGTTTTAACatcaatatttaaatttttgttgTACACTATATAGTACttatagtttgtgtgtgtgtgaacttgtAGGAGCAGACATTAAGGAGTTTTCGGGCTCCGTGTCCGGTCCTCCTCTGGTTCCAATGATCCACTCTGTGGAGGCTGGAGAGAAGCCGATGGTGGCAGCCATAGAGGGCGTGGCTCTGGGGGGAGGACTGGAGCTAGCGCTCGGCTGTCATTATCGTGTCGCTAACACTAAAGTAAAACGCATACTCACATACACGGGATTTTACAGGGTGGTATGACGGTGAGttgttgcagtgtgtgtgtgtgtgtgtgtgtgtgtgtgtgtgtgtgtgtgtgtgtgtgtgtgtgtttttcaggccCGTTTGGGTCTCCCTGAAGTGACCCTCGGTTTACTTCCTGCTGCTGGAGGAACTCAGCGTCTTCCTCGACTCATTGGCATCCCTGCAGCCCTGGAGCTAATCACCACAGGTCtctcccccgccccccccctctctctctctctctctctctctctctctctctccctctcacacacacacacacacacacacgcgtggcGTAATcattgtaatgtgtgtgtttcatcagGTCGCCACGTTTCGGCTCAGGAAGCTCTGCAACTCGGCATGGTGGATCAAGTGACTGAGGGGAACGCCGTGCAGGCTGCCATGGAGCTCGCTCTCAGTgtaataggtgtgtgtgtgttgtgtatatgttgtgtgtgcatattgtgtgtgtgtgtatttattgtgtgtgtgttacaggtcaGCCATTAAACCCTTGCAGGTTGAGTCTGCGAGCCCCTGTGTGGGCGCCGGATGtggacggtgtgtgtgatgCGGCATTAGCACAGGTGA from Ictalurus furcatus strain D&B chromosome 6, Billie_1.0, whole genome shotgun sequence includes:
- the tmem41aa gene encoding transmembrane protein 41A-A isoform X2, with product MRSVLGLGGVVLISTLYLYCLASYLPPVPRLIKQNRVEGEGDPGGEREIIGLKFPSDLQELKQMARLLRFYKLQHGGFVLLLFSSAYLYKQAFAIPGSSLLNILAGALFGPWLGLVLCCVLTTVGASMCFLLSQFFGKQHIVRFFPDRVAQLQRKVEENQSSLFFFLLFLRLFPMSPNWFLNMSSPIVNIPLAYFSLSVLIGLMPYNLVCVQTGVVLSDLSSLDDVLSWSVVLKLLLIACAALLPSALIHRYRNTHTAYTHPEHKDR
- the tmem41aa gene encoding transmembrane protein 41A-A isoform X1, which gives rise to MARPLVSHFLVECCRNHALRSGFRRCRFNFYFISVLSGLLSPSCTAAHQTKPSGRGGRPRRREGNYRELKQMARLLRFYKLQHGGFVLLLFSSAYLYKQAFAIPGSSLLNILAGALFGPWLGLVLCCVLTTVGASMCFLLSQFFGKQHIVRFFPDRVAQLQRKVEENQSSLFFFLLFLRLFPMSPNWFLNMSSPIVNIPLAYFSLSVLIGLMPYNLVCVQTGVVLSDLSSLDDVLSWSVVLKLLLIACAALLPSALIHRYRNTHTAYTHPEHKDR